From a region of the Nonlabens dokdonensis DSW-6 genome:
- a CDS encoding type I restriction endonuclease subunit R: protein MHSQTNEQALEAAIEKHLTGTNLEEIKASGESVDGFRESGEIYRTGKGYYIGQASNFNAQFAIDEQFFWDFLESTQKEELEKLQKQGDWKLKILNRYDRLVKKYGILYLLKKGLQVDDAHFTLFYQLPLASSSQQVKDNFAKNRFSETRQLRYSIDNPREEIDMVLFINGLPVVTMELKNAWTGQNARVHGQHQYKTQRDTKQPLLQFARCVVHFAVDTDEAYMTTKLNGKNTFFLPFNKGNKHGKGNPELPTGAIGHRTQYLWEEVFTRESLANIIQHFVRLDGKKKDPLQSKTLFFPRYHQMDVVRKIIEDASNKGVGQTYLVQHSAGSGKSNSITWAAYQLIETYPVNSNVPGITDVERPLFDSVIVVTDRRLLDKQIRDNIADFSEVKNIIAPAYSSAELRSSLEQGKKIIITTIQKFPFIIDGIADLSDKRFAVIIDEAHSSQSGSAHDNMNRAMGQQYHEDEAVDAQDKIVQAMQSRKMRGNASYLAFTATPKPITLEKFGVQQDDGSFKPFHLYSMKQAIEEGFILDVLANYTTLKSYYEIEKSIEENPLFDSTKAQKKLRAYVEQHQQTINTKAEIILDHFIPKIVNQKKLKGKAKAMVVTQSIESAIRYYKALQSILKDKGHPFKIAIAFSGSKEVDGIEYTEAEMNGFAEKDTRIKFDEDEYRILVVANKYLTGFDQPKLCAMYVDKKLQGVLAVQALSRLNRAATKLGKKTEDVFVLDFFNSSADIKASFDPFYTATSLSEATDVNVLHELKEVLDDVGVYEWNEVEDFNTKFFNKEDAQVLSPIIERAAERFIHELELEDDDKADFKIKAKQFVKIYGQMASIMPFEIVVWEKLYWFLKFLIPKLPVKPGDVDGLDELLESVDLSTYGLERVRLNEKIGLEDSDSTLDPQNPNPRGAHGSDEDKDPLDLIIQSFNERWFQSWEVTPEDQRVKFISLTKSIKAHPDFESKYLNNSDEQNKSIAFEKIMNDVMSKQRKQELDLYRLYAKDDAFKIALFDTMRRMASVGQ from the coding sequence ATGCATAGCCAAACCAACGAACAAGCTCTAGAAGCAGCCATAGAAAAACACCTCACTGGAACTAACCTAGAAGAGATCAAAGCAAGTGGTGAATCAGTAGACGGTTTTCGCGAAAGCGGTGAAATCTATAGAACTGGTAAAGGCTATTACATAGGACAAGCCAGTAATTTTAATGCACAGTTTGCCATAGATGAGCAGTTCTTTTGGGATTTTTTAGAAAGTACTCAAAAGGAAGAACTAGAAAAGCTACAAAAGCAAGGCGATTGGAAATTAAAAATTCTAAACCGTTATGATCGTTTGGTGAAAAAGTATGGTATTCTGTATCTGCTTAAAAAGGGTTTACAAGTAGATGATGCTCATTTTACGCTGTTTTATCAATTGCCGCTAGCGAGTAGCAGCCAGCAAGTAAAAGATAATTTTGCTAAAAATCGTTTTAGTGAGACCAGACAATTGCGTTACAGTATAGACAATCCACGTGAAGAAATAGACATGGTCTTGTTTATAAATGGTCTTCCTGTGGTAACTATGGAGCTTAAAAATGCATGGACAGGTCAAAACGCTAGAGTGCATGGGCAACATCAATATAAAACCCAGCGCGATACTAAACAGCCCTTATTACAATTTGCACGTTGTGTGGTTCATTTTGCAGTAGACACAGACGAAGCCTATATGACGACTAAATTAAATGGTAAAAACACTTTTTTCTTACCATTTAATAAAGGTAATAAACATGGTAAGGGCAACCCAGAATTACCTACTGGTGCCATAGGACATCGCACGCAATATCTATGGGAAGAAGTGTTTACTAGAGAAAGTCTCGCAAATATCATTCAGCATTTTGTGCGATTAGATGGTAAAAAGAAAGATCCTTTACAAAGTAAGACTTTGTTTTTCCCGCGTTACCACCAGATGGATGTGGTACGTAAAATTATTGAAGATGCTAGTAATAAAGGTGTAGGACAAACGTATTTAGTACAACATTCTGCTGGTTCTGGAAAATCCAATTCCATTACATGGGCAGCATATCAATTAATAGAAACCTATCCAGTAAATAGTAACGTACCAGGCATTACAGATGTAGAACGACCATTGTTTGATTCGGTTATTGTAGTTACAGATAGACGACTATTAGACAAGCAAATAAGAGATAACATCGCAGATTTTTCTGAAGTTAAAAATATCATTGCTCCAGCATATTCCTCTGCAGAGTTAAGATCAAGTCTAGAGCAAGGCAAAAAGATTATCATCACTACAATTCAAAAATTTCCATTTATCATAGATGGAATAGCAGATTTAAGTGACAAAAGATTTGCAGTAATTATTGATGAAGCACACAGTAGTCAAAGTGGTTCAGCACATGATAACATGAATAGAGCCATGGGACAGCAGTATCATGAAGACGAAGCTGTAGATGCTCAAGATAAAATTGTACAAGCCATGCAGTCGCGCAAAATGCGTGGTAATGCGAGTTATCTAGCTTTTACAGCAACACCTAAACCTATTACCCTAGAAAAGTTTGGAGTGCAACAAGACGATGGTAGTTTTAAACCGTTTCATTTATATTCTATGAAGCAGGCTATTGAAGAAGGTTTTATTTTAGACGTATTAGCCAATTACACGACTTTAAAAAGCTATTATGAAATAGAAAAGTCTATTGAGGAGAATCCGTTGTTTGATTCTACAAAAGCGCAAAAAAAATTACGTGCTTATGTAGAGCAACATCAACAAACGATCAATACCAAAGCAGAAATAATTCTAGACCATTTTATTCCTAAAATAGTCAATCAGAAAAAGCTTAAAGGTAAAGCTAAAGCGATGGTGGTTACCCAAAGCATAGAATCTGCGATACGATATTACAAAGCATTACAATCTATTTTAAAAGACAAAGGACATCCATTTAAAATTGCAATAGCCTTTTCTGGTAGTAAAGAAGTGGATGGTATAGAATACACAGAAGCAGAGATGAATGGCTTTGCCGAAAAAGATACTCGTATTAAGTTTGATGAAGATGAGTACAGAATATTAGTGGTTGCTAATAAGTATTTAACAGGTTTTGACCAACCTAAACTGTGTGCCATGTACGTAGATAAAAAGTTGCAAGGCGTACTAGCCGTGCAAGCCTTATCGCGTTTAAACAGAGCAGCAACCAAGTTAGGTAAGAAAACAGAAGATGTATTTGTATTAGATTTTTTCAATTCTTCTGCTGATATTAAAGCATCATTTGATCCTTTTTATACAGCTACTTCATTAAGTGAAGCTACAGATGTAAATGTGTTGCATGAGCTAAAAGAAGTGCTAGATGACGTAGGCGTTTATGAGTGGAATGAAGTAGAAGATTTCAATACTAAGTTTTTCAATAAAGAAGATGCCCAAGTGTTGAGTCCGATTATTGAACGTGCAGCCGAACGCTTTATTCATGAATTAGAATTAGAAGATGATGATAAAGCTGATTTTAAGATTAAAGCCAAGCAGTTTGTGAAAATCTATGGACAAATGGCATCTATCATGCCTTTTGAAATAGTTGTGTGGGAAAAATTATATTGGTTTCTAAAATTCTTGATACCTAAATTGCCTGTAAAACCAGGAGATGTTGATGGTTTAGACGAGCTATTAGAATCGGTTGATTTGTCTACTTACGGTTTAGAGCGCGTAAGATTAAATGAGAAAATTGGTTTAGAGGATTCAGACAGCACCTTAGATCCTCAAAATCCAAATCCTAGAGGAGCTCATGGATCAGACGAGGATAAGGATCCACTAGATTTAATTATCCAAAGCTTTAATGAACGCTGGTTTCAAAGTTGGGAAGTCACACCAGAAGATCAACGAGTGAAGTTTATTAGTTTAACAAAATCCATAAAGGCGCATCCAGACTTTGAATCTAAATATTTAAATAATTCTGACGAGCAAAATAAAAGTATCGCTTTTGAAAAAATCATGAACGATGTGATGTCTAAGCAACGTAAACAAGAACTAGATCTTTATAGATTATATGCAAAAGATGATGCATTTAAAATAGCGCTCTTTGACACGATGAGGCGTATGGCGAGTGTTGGGCAGTAA
- a CDS encoding DUF262 domain-containing protein, which yields MKAGKYSVKELFVNRYVQQIIIPEIQRDYVWAEEQVIGLLNSIKKDFESFLTVQVPRIETIDNDLETAFESFYKKRNNGSNIGFIYAYNDDQYSGNYFLIDGQQRITTIFLMLLVLASKNESLNEKFKKTYLTDGFLKLDYKVRESAHHFLQQFTALALSSNTDFTNQNWYYSNKYDSDTTIKSLIENFQSIQEYYENNLPNNLEAFYKYIEEYVEFWYFDTNISEQGEELYIYMNARGEQMQANENIKADLLSKLDTTEEKNKYGKLWEDWQDYFWVNKDDNENADKGFNTFLSWCQLLKSIENRYQNNNELTTDEIENFADIIRGKQSINIKQTNVEIFDIEKYFKTVVFYFDEYFKETQFKTIYINLINKKWLSGNLSQIDHFRLLPFLYFIKKHCIYDKQSFDVIDLIRLNRLLYNLRLDETIGKTAATQSIYSIKFLNELSVDFKFDDILSFENEYKSIFNAEEVLKLSVVQTSKDKDEKEQIRTAFGIAEDHHLLRGKIAHLIYITREINAHKFNISVFEKLWSKYAGFLENENSIKSELIPYNSFIQLGNRIKIYDDWFKREHILNMLKEFYAYNGAYASFIANKQQAFLSNYKNLTELKEEEMPKEQLYIYYLLSLKLNYNWDWSKGKNIGVYYGEKELNSIFNRKLYFQHYNTQWHDNELRIVDIQKNEIKDADFETLLKQLQNA from the coding sequence ATGAAAGCAGGAAAATACAGCGTAAAAGAACTGTTTGTGAATAGGTATGTTCAACAAATTATAATTCCAGAAATACAACGCGATTATGTTTGGGCAGAAGAACAGGTTATAGGTTTGCTAAATTCAATAAAAAAAGATTTTGAATCGTTCTTAACCGTTCAAGTTCCTAGAATTGAAACTATAGATAATGACTTAGAAACCGCATTTGAAAGCTTTTATAAAAAGAGAAACAATGGTTCTAATATTGGTTTTATTTATGCTTATAATGACGACCAATATTCAGGGAACTACTTTTTAATTGATGGGCAACAGCGCATTACCACTATTTTTTTAATGTTGTTAGTATTGGCGTCAAAAAATGAAAGCCTAAATGAAAAATTCAAGAAAACATATTTAACGGATGGATTTTTAAAACTAGATTACAAGGTAAGAGAATCGGCACATCATTTTTTGCAACAATTTACTGCATTAGCATTAAGCAGTAATACAGATTTCACCAACCAAAACTGGTATTACAGTAACAAATATGATTCTGATACTACCATAAAAAGTTTAATAGAGAACTTTCAAAGTATTCAGGAATATTATGAAAATAACTTACCAAACAATTTAGAAGCTTTTTATAAGTACATAGAAGAATATGTAGAGTTCTGGTATTTTGATACCAATATAAGCGAGCAAGGTGAGGAACTTTATATTTATATGAATGCTCGTGGAGAGCAAATGCAAGCCAATGAAAATATAAAAGCAGACTTATTAAGTAAGTTAGATACAACAGAAGAAAAAAATAAATACGGTAAACTCTGGGAAGATTGGCAAGATTATTTTTGGGTAAATAAAGATGATAATGAAAATGCCGATAAAGGATTTAATACATTTTTAAGTTGGTGTCAGTTATTAAAATCTATTGAAAATAGATATCAAAATAATAACGAATTAACTACGGATGAAATTGAAAATTTTGCAGATATTATTCGAGGAAAACAATCTATAAACATCAAGCAAACTAACGTTGAAATTTTTGATATTGAAAAGTATTTTAAAACCGTTGTTTTTTATTTTGATGAGTATTTTAAAGAAACACAGTTTAAAACAATTTATATAAACTTAATTAACAAAAAATGGTTGTCAGGTAATCTTTCTCAAATAGACCATTTTAGATTGTTACCTTTTTTATATTTCATTAAAAAACATTGTATATATGATAAGCAATCTTTTGATGTTATAGATTTAATAAGGTTAAACAGATTGCTATATAATCTTCGTTTAGACGAAACTATTGGTAAAACAGCTGCAACACAATCCATATATAGTATTAAGTTTTTAAATGAATTAAGTGTAGATTTTAAGTTTGATGATATCTTGAGTTTTGAAAATGAATACAAGTCTATTTTTAATGCAGAAGAAGTATTAAAGTTATCTGTTGTTCAAACTTCAAAAGATAAGGACGAGAAGGAGCAAATAAGAACAGCTTTTGGCATAGCTGAAGACCATCATTTATTACGAGGTAAAATAGCGCATTTAATTTATATAACAAGAGAAATAAATGCGCACAAATTTAATATTTCAGTTTTTGAAAAGTTATGGTCAAAATATGCTGGATTTTTAGAAAACGAGAATTCTATTAAATCAGAGTTAATACCTTATAACTCATTTATTCAACTAGGTAATAGAATAAAAATATATGATGACTGGTTCAAAAGAGAGCATATATTAAATATGCTTAAAGAATTTTATGCTTATAATGGTGCGTATGCAAGTTTTATAGCTAATAAACAGCAAGCATTTTTATCTAATTATAAAAATTTAACGGAATTAAAAGAGGAAGAAATGCCTAAAGAACAACTCTATATTTATTATTTATTGAGTTTAAAACTCAATTATAATTGGGATTGGAGTAAAGGAAAAAATATAGGAGTTTATTACGGAGAAAAAGAATTGAACTCAATTTTTAATAGAAAATTATATTTTCAACATTACAATACACAGTGGCACGATAATGAATTGCGAATAGTTGATATTCAAAAAAATGAAATTAAAGATGCTGATTTTGAAACATTACTAAAACAATTACAAAATGCATAG
- a CDS encoding DUF262 domain-containing protein, protein MKELIFSIEHIFNSHNQNGCLTQYDCSYYHIAAYQRGYKWASTKNGAVSILLNDLWNAFISYENQESKEYYLQYITVKKIALKNTSCLEVIDGQQRLTTLSIILAVLSAQLELENISFNKLDYAIRDNIFTNHVYPTEALNAVLVTTWKDFSADESLNKQDVFYIFSALQKSATFFKGKKDLGLFYNYLINNVKLIVNSIESHIESETVFKNLNSNKVPLTEAELIKGLLITKIGRKHKYSFKQVMEIRANVGKHWDELATWANKEDIKGFYFNNKNNAMQELLKLVAYALENETLSINKSASAKDFPLFNFFLEHNNYVQTFDKLKAVKNKLDDWFYHTQIYNLIGYCRFAKNSNKNNLTFLNDLLKIDTKTDLIHKLETDKEEFLKDLDVSDLSYEETPDSLHHILLALNVFIEGQENIRFNFYEFDKQKWSLEHIFPQTPEGKKNVLKQKHKDAIYNILGETITQEVKDVLELETREDTQKQVYYRALKEHPALNGIGNMCLLSGKDNASNGNKFFDEKRDNILKRIQIGSFVPKHTFDVFSKMFKNADTSRMSLWSIDDIEAHKIHIKTTLGLKESVNNFNAKTVEK, encoded by the coding sequence GCATCGACTAAAAATGGTGCAGTAAGTATTTTATTAAATGATTTATGGAATGCTTTTATAAGCTACGAAAATCAAGAAAGTAAAGAGTATTATTTACAATACATTACCGTTAAAAAAATAGCACTAAAAAATACAAGTTGTTTAGAGGTTATAGACGGTCAACAGCGTCTAACCACCTTGTCTATCATTTTAGCCGTTTTATCTGCACAATTAGAGTTGGAAAATATCTCTTTTAACAAATTAGATTATGCCATAAGAGATAATATTTTTACCAATCATGTGTATCCAACAGAAGCGTTAAACGCAGTTTTAGTCACCACTTGGAAAGATTTTAGTGCAGACGAAAGCTTAAATAAGCAAGATGTCTTTTATATATTTTCTGCCCTTCAAAAATCGGCTACGTTTTTTAAAGGAAAAAAAGACTTGGGTTTGTTTTATAATTACTTAATCAACAATGTAAAACTGATTGTAAACTCAATAGAATCTCATATAGAAAGTGAAACCGTTTTTAAAAACTTAAATAGTAATAAAGTTCCGCTGACTGAAGCAGAGTTAATTAAAGGTTTATTAATCACAAAAATTGGTAGAAAACATAAATATAGTTTTAAACAAGTAATGGAAATTAGAGCCAATGTGGGTAAACATTGGGACGAGTTGGCAACCTGGGCAAACAAAGAGGATATTAAAGGTTTTTATTTCAATAACAAAAATAATGCAATGCAAGAGTTGTTAAAGCTGGTTGCCTATGCTTTAGAAAACGAAACATTATCTATAAACAAAAGTGCAAGTGCCAAAGATTTCCCGTTGTTTAATTTTTTCTTGGAGCATAACAATTATGTACAAACCTTTGATAAACTTAAAGCGGTTAAAAACAAGCTAGACGATTGGTTTTACCATACTCAAATTTACAACCTAATTGGGTATTGCAGATTTGCAAAAAACAGTAACAAAAATAACTTGACTTTTTTAAACGATTTATTAAAAATAGATACTAAAACAGATTTAATACATAAATTAGAAACAGACAAAGAAGAATTTTTAAAAGACCTAGATGTAAGCGATTTGTCATACGAAGAAACACCAGATAGTTTACACCACATATTACTAGCATTAAATGTATTTATAGAAGGTCAAGAAAATATACGATTCAATTTCTATGAGTTTGACAAACAAAAATGGTCTCTGGAACATATTTTTCCGCAAACACCAGAAGGCAAAAAAAATGTTTTAAAGCAAAAACACAAAGATGCCATATATAACATTTTAGGTGAAACCATTACACAAGAGGTTAAAGATGTCTTAGAACTAGAAACAAGAGAAGATACCCAAAAGCAAGTATATTATAGAGCACTAAAAGAGCATCCTGCTTTAAATGGTATTGGCAATATGTGCTTGTTATCAGGAAAGGACAATGCGTCTAATGGTAACAAATTTTTTGATGAAAAAAGAGATAATATCCTAAAGCGTATTCAAATAGGTAGTTTTGTACCTAAACACACTTTTGATGTGTTTAGTAAAATGTTTAAAAATGCAGATACAAGTCGAATGAGTCTTTGGTCTATTGACGATATTGAAGCTCATAAAATTCATATAAAAACTACCTTAGGTCTAAAAGAATCCGTAAATAATTTTAACGCTAAAACTGTAGAAAAATGA